The window GTCTGTAAAACCTGTCTAGCGCGCGAACTAAGATTGCAGTATCCCCAACATCCTCAACTCTTTTACCAATGAGATCAAAGTAGTTCTTCATGTTATTCAGAACAAAAGTGTCTAATTTCACAATGGCTTTAGAGTCAAAGTCGTCACTGAACTCTGTGTCGTCCAGGGGTATTCTGTTGACAAACATGTCTTTATAGGAAGCGACAATGAGGCAAAGGTCGCTCATAAAACCCGAACTTCCCATATCCACGAATTCTATAACGTCATTTTCGCACATGTCCTTGAGTTGTTTCAACTGTTCGGTCAGCCTATTTTCGGCATTACTTAAGAATTCCGCGCATAATGATTCGGGTGGCTCTTTGAGCTGGAGCAAAAGATCGACACTCTCAGCCAGAGACTTTGTGGTCGCATCTCTGCTCTGGAACTGAGTTCTCAGTTTAACTTTGAGCTCCTCGACTATTTCTTCACAGTCCTTCTGTATACCTTGAAAAGAAGGCATGTTTCCATACTGGTTCAAGACACGTTGAGCATGAATGTAGTCTTGGACAGcctgaaaaattacaaaaacttGGTTGAATTTCACTGCACAAAGAGTATATCGTGTATCCGTTTTCCTTATTCCTCCTTTTCTTCCTTACTCACCTGGGAGTAGTTTCCATTGTTCATCTTATCTTTCAATTTAGCTGGCAGCTTAAATAGAAATTGTAGCTTCTTGAGAAGAGTGTGCACGGACGATAGTCTCGTTATCTGTTGCCTTGTGCCTTGCAAAGTTGAAGATATCTGTTCCGAAAATGACGTGATGCTGTCCATGTTGCTGGACAGCGATTCCATGCTATCCTCCATTTTCTTGAAATCATTCTTCATCTGAAATCAATATGTCGATAAGAATTTTGCCAGTTTTCACATGTTTTGAAAACTCTCACCTTTCTTATGGTATCGGTAGCAGAAATGAATTTGTTGTAATTTTCATATACCAAAGTCTGCATGTCAGAATGAAGCGTCTGGGTATCGCGAATTATTTCAGCTTCATTGTCCATGATCTGTTTCAGTGTGCATTCCTGCATTTGGTATAAAAGACAAAATTTGTTAGATTGCGAAACCTCGAAGTAGGTAGAATAATCGTGGCTAATAAAACCGATATTTTTCACTACgattttgattgaattttagGTTATGAGGATAAGTTAGAGCCGCCTAACCTTGAGCATTTTTTCCAGATACATGTCGGGGTTGAAATGCTGCCCGTTTATGTTGTACGGATTGCTCGTATTTTCTGTCATTTTTCTAAACGTGAAAGAACATTCACTTTGATACACCGAAGTGTCAAAATCTCCACAGATATTTCGTGTTGTGACAGCTGCGTCCCCGCGTTTCCATTACACGTTTCCGTTGTTCCGATGTCTCGATTCGTCGGACTCAAATCCGAGCCTCTGTTCCATTTGCGCATGCGTGACTAGCCAAAGATAGCAGCGGTTCTCTTTTGCACCTAGTCGTGATTGGCTGAAGCAGCGCTCTCGGCCAATCACGGCGCAGAGCGAGAGTGAGAGTGTATCAGAATTGCCCTTATCAAGTCGCGCATGCGCGTACTCGAATCTTATCTCCATGTGTATAAAGCCACTCGATGTTTGCGTGATTATATCGAGTTCGCTAATTTCTCGCTGGGCGTCGTACGACGCTTTATTATTATGACGACTTTATAACCTCCTCGATGCGATTATGCTGTCGAAATGCGGTACGATTCAGTATTAATAATGACAGTTTCATAGCGTTTCAATCAATCCGAGTGAGTTTCGAATGATACAGTGCGCGAGCTGATCCTCCGGGAGTGAAGTAAACGGACGTTGGAAGTTTAAAATTTCCCCTACGATGCCGCACCCGTGTGTAGTTTGCGGCAGATCGCGGATGAATCCGAACAACAGGCAGGAGGAGTACATGTTCTTCGGTTTCCCGGTAAACGACGAGACCAGGTGCAAAAAGTGGTTGGAATTCTGCTGTCGCGAGGACCTCTACAAGCTGACGAAAAAACAGCTGCTCCAACGGATGGTATGCTCGAAACATTTCGAACAGAGAGACTTCCTCAACTCGTATTTCGACCGTCTCAACTGCACCGCCATACCATCGATATACGACCCGAAACAGTCCCTCTACAATATCACCTGTGTTCTGTGCGGTAGATCCCGTCGAGACCCCCCCAGTTCTACTTATGACGGGGTCACTTTCCACCACTTTCCCGGCGAGGAATTCAGGTGTCTAAAATGGCTAGATTTTGTTGGGGTTGATTCTTATTACAGGCTCACCCGCAAGGAGATATTGTTCTGCTACATTTGCTCCAAGCACTTTGACCGCTCCCAGTTCCTCAAGGGATACCGTAATCGGTTGGTCGACCATGCCGTTCCCAACATCAGATATCCCGACGAAGCCGAGGACTCTGAGCCGTTCCTGATAGACCTCGCTCCTGAGTCAAAGCTTTTCCATCATCCGGACAGGACTCGGAAGCTTGAAGCCCTTCCACAAGCCGTGTTGGAGAGTCAGGCTTGCGCCGCCTGTGGAAGATCAAGGTCTGATCCGAGAAATAAAATCGATAGGTATAAGTTTCACCCTTTTCCAGCTTATGAGATCGGGCGATGTTTGAGGTGGTGCCAATTCCTGGGTAGAGAGGATTTACTCAAAATGTCTCCAAACCAAATCAGGAAGCTAGTTTTATGCTCAAAGCACTTTCAGAGTGGGCAGAGCTTCCATCGCGTCGGACCTTGCGATGCGGTGCCGACGATCCGAGATATCCATGAACCAAATACAGCTGTTAATGTTGAAGATGACTTTGAAGAAGCGGAAGAGGAAGAATGTGCTGGCTCTGCCAAGGGCACCAAGAAGCAGTCTAAAATCAGGCCCATGGTATCCAGCAAGAAGCCTAAAATAGACAACAAACCTGCTCCGCTTGCCAAGAAACGTGGTAAATCGAAGAGGCCCACTCAGATAAACATCCCCAGACCAGATCCTAATAATATAGAAAACAGGATGATTAGAAAACTACCGCTGCCGCCGAACAATAATTGGAAACTCATTCAGGCCGGAACTATGCAACCGATTACGATAGCTAACAACATAGCGACGTCTGTAaacgaatgcaaaaaaatgaTTCTTCCATTTACAGGCGACATAACTAATCTGGGTACTCCCATTCCCGTTCATAGCTTGTCGAGCATGCCTCCCGGCTTATTGATCAAGATAAACCTACCggatcaaaacaaaaagccAAGCCCATCTGGGCGTCGCAAGGGGGTTCGCAAGGGGAATAGCAAGAAACAGAAATCGTCAACCATTACTACACTGAACAATATCCAATTAGTTCAGTGCACTCCGTTGAGCGTTAAGAATGATCAAAATCAGTCTGGTAAGGAAGCGGATGAATCGGTTGAGCATACCCTCGCGGATTTATTGACCTTCTCACCGGAGCGCGAGGAAACGGTCGACTATGAAGAACTCGGAGTACAGGAGGAAATTGTCCTTTCACCCGGTGCAGAAACCACCGAAGAACAGACGTTTAAATTCGAACAAAC is drawn from Neodiprion fabricii isolate iyNeoFabr1 chromosome 3, iyNeoFabr1.1, whole genome shotgun sequence and contains these coding sequences:
- the LOC124177968 gene encoding uncharacterized protein LOC124177968; the protein is MPHPCVVCGRSRMNPNNRQEEYMFFGFPVNDETRCKKWLEFCCREDLYKLTKKQLLQRMVCSKHFEQRDFLNSYFDRLNCTAIPSIYDPKQSLYNITCVLCGRSRRDPPSSTYDGVTFHHFPGEEFRCLKWLDFVGVDSYYRLTRKEILFCYICSKHFDRSQFLKGYRNRLVDHAVPNIRYPDEAEDSEPFLIDLAPESKLFHHPDRTRKLEALPQAVLESQACAACGRSRSDPRNKIDRYKFHPFPAYEIGRCLRWCQFLGREDLLKMSPNQIRKLVLCSKHFQSGQSFHRVGPCDAVPTIRDIHEPNTAVNVEDDFEEAEEEECAGSAKGTKKQSKIRPMVSSKKPKIDNKPAPLAKKRGKSKRPTQINIPRPDPNNIENRMIRKLPLPPNNNWKLIQAGTMQPITIANNIATSVNECKKMILPFTGDITNLGTPIPVHSLSSMPPGLLIKINLPDQNKKPSPSGRRKGVRKGNSKKQKSSTITTLNNIQLVQCTPLSVKNDQNQSGKEADESVEHTLADLLTFSPEREETVDYEELGVQEEIVLSPGAETTEEQTFKFEQTDLKDDYYYEVEETTDTGCVQKPRVRQRRKLSSLARKTILPIKSEIGFFLRKFAPKMQRLPKKARAQLKLSIVNMVIDNL